Proteins encoded within one genomic window of Spirochaetota bacterium:
- a CDS encoding diguanylate cyclase encodes MGLLEKALQYKKEINSRGGKTLIDKIQGPAETEIMRTTDDGIRRKSDKVRADAAVTNLPGGDVSMVTDDELFKLPGESSPVKPDAQPEADDEPVQENKSAGEISRPRPEVPGEIDPLTAEDEPPVLINKLDLQGLDETQPGGAKLREQNIMRDTAVEFPEIGDNAARHDFTPDEKQGPENTAIPGQEKFDRDKFRSELPERIGQTTRHNKKFHDFMVLYEIGKEIVRAETRSELYDVILFSVMGQIGTSSASIIIPEEKDPGVWTIVESRGIVLKNKQMPLRDKGGILSAIIGRREIIDLDEYKNLPEFEEEYFRLISIDARLLCPLTTDGRTPGVIVVGEKITIGDYTDAEKDFMVSIAEIAAMVFRKIATIEELQKFSISFKEDIGLNSAIGELMNGITRCVSVDSANALAREELAKLGLSSYALFIRAGKNDAFVPVLTEKEDRLGLVGEGHTIPLDHPLVPYLLEMKEGSRISAFQDITVIRNSFTEPMLRKMSQFWVFPYKSGGNLLGFMTVFHMEEKEYPQGLHLHLDRLSKLLISYTINMRSLGTGDAGFVDTIDPVIRRLQKSFNGTKDLGIPFTLVMLSIKNFKRYHSLYGNEDANALIERCEKTISSRLSDSDYAVRVERNKILIVLPGKNKKFAITLANTIRNEIGQLFHRKEMQLMLMYLTAEYPEDGEDVFALLDAIE; translated from the coding sequence ATGGGTCTGCTCGAAAAGGCGCTCCAGTATAAAAAAGAAATAAACAGCCGTGGGGGCAAAACGCTCATCGATAAAATCCAGGGGCCCGCGGAAACAGAAATTATGCGAACAACGGATGATGGAATCCGCCGGAAGAGCGACAAGGTGCGTGCTGATGCCGCGGTCACAAACCTGCCGGGAGGTGACGTATCCATGGTAACCGATGATGAGCTATTCAAACTGCCCGGTGAGAGCTCCCCGGTTAAGCCGGATGCACAGCCCGAGGCAGATGATGAACCCGTGCAGGAAAACAAGTCTGCCGGGGAAATCAGTCGTCCCCGTCCCGAGGTACCCGGCGAAATCGATCCCCTGACGGCCGAAGATGAGCCGCCGGTTTTGATCAACAAACTTGACCTCCAGGGACTGGATGAGACCCAGCCCGGCGGCGCGAAACTGCGGGAACAAAATATCATGCGCGACACAGCCGTTGAATTCCCGGAAATCGGTGACAATGCCGCACGTCATGATTTTACGCCTGACGAAAAACAGGGCCCTGAAAATACGGCGATCCCGGGGCAGGAGAAATTCGACCGGGATAAATTTCGATCGGAGCTTCCTGAGCGTATCGGACAGACGACGCGGCATAATAAGAAATTTCATGACTTTATGGTGTTATATGAGATCGGCAAGGAAATCGTGCGCGCGGAGACCAGGAGCGAATTGTACGACGTGATACTATTTTCGGTCATGGGTCAGATCGGCACGTCTTCCGCGTCGATTATCATTCCCGAAGAGAAAGACCCCGGCGTCTGGACGATCGTCGAGTCCCGGGGCATCGTCTTGAAAAATAAGCAGATGCCGTTAAGGGACAAAGGCGGGATTCTCTCGGCCATCATCGGCAGGCGGGAGATTATCGACCTGGATGAATATAAGAACCTCCCCGAATTCGAAGAAGAATACTTTCGGCTTATCTCGATAGATGCGCGGCTCTTGTGCCCCCTCACGACCGACGGAAGGACGCCCGGCGTGATCGTTGTGGGAGAAAAAATCACCATTGGCGACTATACCGATGCGGAAAAGGATTTCATGGTCTCGATTGCGGAAATTGCCGCAATGGTATTCAGAAAAATCGCGACGATTGAGGAGCTCCAGAAGTTCTCGATATCATTCAAGGAGGACATCGGGCTCAACAGCGCAATCGGTGAGCTCATGAACGGCATTACACGGTGCGTGAGCGTTGATTCGGCAAACGCCCTTGCCAGGGAGGAACTCGCAAAGCTCGGCTTGTCGAGCTACGCCCTCTTTATTCGGGCCGGAAAGAACGACGCTTTCGTACCCGTACTCACCGAGAAGGAGGATCGCCTGGGACTCGTCGGGGAGGGGCATACGATCCCCCTTGATCATCCCCTGGTGCCGTACCTGCTGGAGATGAAAGAAGGTTCCAGGATATCCGCCTTTCAGGATATTACCGTCATCAGGAATTCGTTCACGGAGCCCATGCTCAGGAAGATGTCGCAGTTTTGGGTGTTCCCCTACAAGTCGGGCGGAAATCTCCTCGGGTTCATGACCGTATTCCATATGGAGGAAAAAGAATATCCGCAGGGCCTTCACCTTCATCTCGACAGGTTATCGAAGCTGCTCATTTCGTATACCATCAATATGCGCTCCCTGGGAACCGGGGATGCCGGATTTGTCGATACAATCGACCCGGTCATCAGGAGACTGCAAAAGTCGTTTAACGGGACGAAGGATCTGGGTATACCTTTCACACTCGTGATGCTGTCGATCAAGAATTTCAAGCGTTATCACAGCCTTTACGGAAACGAAGACGCGAACGCCCTCATCGAGCGTTGCGAAAAAACGATTTCTTCAAGGCTCTCCGATTCCGATTATGCGGTCAGGGTAGAACGCAACAAGATACTCATAGTGCTTCCCGGGAAAAACAAAAAGTTCGCGATCACCCTCGCCAACACCATCCGCAACGAAATTGGCCAGCTATTTCACAGGAAGGAAATGCAGCTGATGCTGATGTACCTGACCGCGGAATACCCGGAAGATGGAGAAGACGTATTCGCCCTTCTTGACGCCATAGAATAA
- a CDS encoding M23 family metallopeptidase, whose translation MSYGKNRGPILHVLATLSACILLVTFTPKTAHAGKIADIESLALTSEQIKALRADIASAVSVIKGSRDAAELPSLRFLRYKVRTGESIWTICAATSQNLDTIISINALSSPLDVAQGRDLYIPNMRGIAYRVSTGETFPAIARATGIEAKYISRCNASRLPESGYVFIPGAGITSTERALFLGTAFSNPLRSGQKTSGFGMRRDPLNNALDFHRGIDIACPVNTTVYSSRAGKVVYSGFYGGYGMLVIIQHPYDYYSYYGHLNRALAPLGAEVGAGEPIALSGNSGRTTGPHLHFEVRKGCRPVNPGMLLSPH comes from the coding sequence ATGTCATATGGGAAAAACAGGGGTCCGATACTACATGTCCTCGCGACGTTATCGGCGTGCATTCTTCTTGTAACCTTCACGCCCAAGACCGCCCATGCCGGAAAAATCGCCGACATCGAGTCGCTTGCCCTCACCTCGGAGCAGATCAAGGCGCTGCGCGCCGATATCGCATCCGCCGTGTCCGTCATCAAGGGGAGCAGGGATGCCGCCGAGCTCCCGTCTCTGCGTTTTTTAAGATACAAGGTGCGCACCGGGGAATCGATCTGGACCATTTGCGCGGCGACCTCCCAGAACCTCGACACCATTATATCGATCAATGCCCTCTCTTCACCCCTTGACGTGGCACAGGGAAGGGATTTGTACATTCCAAACATGCGGGGAATCGCTTATCGCGTATCCACGGGAGAAACCTTTCCCGCCATCGCGCGCGCTACCGGCATCGAAGCGAAATACATTTCCCGTTGTAACGCGTCCAGGCTTCCCGAATCGGGGTATGTCTTTATTCCTGGTGCAGGAATCACCTCTACCGAGCGCGCCCTATTCCTGGGTACGGCATTTTCAAATCCTCTGCGGAGCGGCCAGAAAACCTCCGGATTCGGGATGAGACGGGACCCGCTGAACAATGCCCTCGATTTTCACCGCGGCATCGACATTGCCTGTCCCGTCAATACCACGGTATACTCTTCCCGTGCGGGCAAGGTGGTGTATTCCGGCTTTTACGGTGGCTACGGAATGCTCGTGATAATCCAGCATCCCTATGATTATTATTCCTACTATGGGCACCTGAACAGGGCGCTTGCGCCGCTTGGCGCGGAGGTTGGGGCCGGTGAGCCTATAGCGCTTTCAGGGAATTCGGGGCGCACCACGGGACCGCACCTTCATTTCGAGGTACGCAAGGGGTGCCGGCCTGTGAACCCCGGCATGCTCCTTAGTCCCCATTAA
- the atpB gene encoding ATP synthase F0 subunit A, whose translation MIHLLQYVNMFVSSGGGHGEEESMYQIVMHHLTDHTITTGFIGKINEQFLGTKLFDIFDMRITRWVIMMWIAALLCLLVFIPVARRVRKAKYGSKSKWVNLWEVLISFVHDEVVEPNFDHHYVKKAMPYFCSVFFFILFCNLLGLIPGMSTATGNLAVTAGMAILTLIGMVGVGMVKQGVFRYWIGLVPHGVPAFVLPLMFPIEIIGLFIRPFALTIRLFANMTAGHVVIIIFIYLVMMFQNYFVGIGSVTGSLMIYMLELLVAFIQAYIFAALSAMFIGSSMHAH comes from the coding sequence ATGATTCACTTACTGCAATACGTTAATATGTTTGTTTCCTCCGGTGGCGGGCACGGCGAAGAGGAATCAATGTATCAGATTGTAATGCACCACCTTACCGACCATACCATCACCACCGGTTTTATTGGAAAAATCAACGAACAGTTTTTAGGGACCAAACTTTTCGATATCTTCGATATGAGGATCACGCGCTGGGTGATCATGATGTGGATCGCTGCGCTTCTCTGCCTCCTTGTGTTCATACCTGTCGCCAGGCGGGTCAGGAAGGCTAAGTACGGGTCAAAGTCAAAATGGGTCAATTTATGGGAAGTGCTTATTTCCTTCGTACATGACGAAGTGGTAGAGCCTAATTTCGATCACCATTATGTGAAGAAGGCCATGCCGTATTTCTGCAGCGTATTCTTCTTCATTCTTTTCTGCAATCTTCTGGGGCTTATCCCCGGGATGTCCACCGCGACGGGTAATCTTGCCGTGACCGCGGGGATGGCGATTCTTACCCTTATCGGGATGGTAGGGGTAGGGATGGTGAAACAGGGTGTCTTTAGATACTGGATAGGCTTGGTGCCGCACGGCGTTCCGGCCTTCGTGCTGCCTCTTATGTTTCCTATTGAAATTATAGGACTCTTCATCCGCCCATTCGCATTGACAATACGACTTTTTGCGAACATGACTGCGGGCCATGTCGTTATAATCATCTTCATATATCTGGTCATGATGTTTCAGAATTATTTTGTCGGAATAGGCTCCGTTACGGGGTCCCTCATGATTTACATGCTCGAGCTCCTGGTGGCGTTCATCCAGGCGTATATCTTTGCCGCTCTCTCGGCGATGTTCATCGGATCATCCATGCATGCCCACTGA
- the atpD gene encoding F0F1 ATP synthase subunit beta: MSQNVGKIVQVIGSTLDAEFPEGHLPEIYNALDLEIEVMGEKIKIVCEVQQHLGGNRVRAVALKSTDGIKRGTDIIDTGAAISVPVGEETLGRVMNLLGQPVDKKGEIHAKQKRAIHQEPPKFDQLEPKSEIFETGIKVIDLLAPYIKGGKTGLFGGAGVGKTVVIMELINNVAQQHGGFSVFAGVGERTREGNDLWLEMKESGVINKACLVYGQMNEPPGARLRVALTALTVCEYFRDLSGRDVLLFIDNIFRFSQAGSEVSALLGRMPSAVGYQPTLATEMGALQERITSTKHGSITSVQAIYVPADDLTDPAPATAFIHLDASTVLSRQIAEKGIYPAVDPIESSSRLLAPELVGQEHYDVAMEVKRILQRYKDLQDIIAILGMDELSEEDKLLVQRARKIERFLSQPFFVAEQFTGFQGKYVKLEETIKSFRGLISGDYDALPEQAFYMVGTIEEALEKAKKLQSGK; the protein is encoded by the coding sequence ATGAGCCAGAATGTAGGAAAAATAGTTCAGGTTATCGGTTCCACGCTGGACGCCGAATTTCCTGAAGGGCATTTGCCGGAAATTTACAACGCCCTGGATCTTGAAATCGAAGTGATGGGTGAGAAAATCAAGATAGTGTGCGAAGTTCAGCAGCACCTGGGCGGGAACAGGGTGCGGGCGGTTGCGCTTAAATCTACCGATGGCATCAAGCGCGGAACGGACATCATCGACACGGGAGCGGCCATCAGCGTTCCGGTTGGCGAAGAGACCCTCGGGCGAGTTATGAACCTGTTGGGCCAGCCCGTCGATAAAAAGGGCGAAATACATGCCAAGCAGAAACGCGCGATTCACCAGGAACCTCCTAAATTCGACCAGTTGGAGCCTAAATCGGAGATATTCGAAACCGGAATCAAGGTTATCGACCTTCTCGCTCCCTACATCAAAGGGGGGAAAACGGGGCTGTTCGGCGGCGCGGGTGTCGGTAAGACGGTTGTCATCATGGAACTTATCAACAACGTAGCCCAGCAGCATGGCGGTTTTTCAGTGTTCGCGGGCGTGGGTGAGCGCACCCGTGAAGGAAATGACCTCTGGCTCGAGATGAAGGAATCCGGTGTTATTAACAAGGCCTGTCTTGTATACGGTCAGATGAACGAACCACCCGGAGCGCGTCTCCGCGTCGCCCTTACCGCGCTGACGGTATGCGAATATTTCCGTGATCTTTCCGGGCGCGACGTGCTCCTTTTTATCGACAATATATTCCGTTTCTCCCAGGCCGGTTCGGAGGTGTCCGCCCTTCTGGGACGCATGCCGTCCGCGGTGGGATACCAGCCCACACTCGCAACCGAGATGGGCGCCCTCCAGGAGCGCATCACCTCGACGAAGCACGGTTCGATCACGTCGGTGCAGGCAATTTACGTTCCTGCTGACGACCTTACAGACCCCGCGCCTGCGACCGCGTTCATTCACCTTGATGCGTCGACGGTTCTTTCCCGCCAGATCGCGGAAAAAGGTATTTACCCGGCGGTTGACCCCATCGAATCTTCGTCCAGGCTTCTCGCCCCGGAACTCGTTGGCCAGGAACACTATGACGTAGCCATGGAAGTAAAGCGTATCCTCCAGCGTTATAAGGACCTTCAGGATATCATCGCCATTCTCGGCATGGACGAGCTTTCCGAGGAAGACAAGCTTCTCGTACAGCGCGCCCGCAAGATCGAAAGATTCCTTTCGCAGCCCTTCTTTGTCGCCGAGCAATTTACCGGCTTTCAGGGCAAGTATGTGAAGCTTGAAGAGACGATTAAAAGTTTCCGCGGGCTCATCAGCGGGGACTATGATGCGCTTCCCGAGCAGGCGTTTTACATGGTTGGAACAATAGAAGAAGCTTTGGAAAAGGCGAAGAAACTGCAATCAGGGAAGTAA
- a CDS encoding polymer-forming cytoskeletal protein, whose protein sequence is MALTKIGGDVASNIIGENSYFTGRFLINGSLKIDGRFEGKYLQADQLYIGTTGKIKTNINAVSVIVEGLVIGNINASSRVLLMPTAKIYGDIKTPELIIQNGVILEGRCTIANDLKSSAKDLIELEYDKNKLIPEEFLARQ, encoded by the coding sequence ATGGCCCTTACCAAGATAGGCGGAGATGTCGCGAGCAATATAATCGGCGAAAATTCTTATTTTACGGGCAGATTCCTGATAAACGGGTCGCTTAAAATAGACGGCAGGTTCGAGGGCAAGTACCTGCAGGCGGACCAGCTTTATATCGGGACCACGGGCAAAATAAAGACGAACATCAACGCGGTCTCCGTCATCGTTGAAGGATTGGTGATCGGCAATATCAACGCATCAAGCCGCGTCCTGCTCATGCCCACGGCGAAGATATACGGCGACATCAAGACGCCGGAACTCATCATACAGAACGGTGTGATCCTCGAGGGGCGCTGCACCATTGCGAACGATTTAAAATCATCCGCGAAGGATCTTATCGAACTGGAATACGACAAGAACAAGCTTATTCCCGAGGAGTTTCTTGCACGGCAGTAG
- a CDS encoding F0F1 ATP synthase subunit alpha — protein MKIKTEEIKSIIKKEIEGYKSALDVSEVGTVIQVGDGIAKVYGLDNAMAGEMLEFQNGAYGLVFNLEEDTIGAVVLGDYLTIEEGHSVKRLNRILAVPVGDAVLGRVVNPLGIPLDNKGPIPSEKMRPVEFLAPGIADRQPVKVPLQTGVKAIDAMTPIGRGQRELIIGDRKTGKTAIAIDTIINQKGKNVICVYVAIGQKASTVAAVVEKLEAHGAMDYTIIVIATASDPAPLQYIAPYAGCAMAEYFMYDKGQDTLCVYDDLSKQANAYRQLSLLLRRPPGREAYPGDIFYCHSRLLERSAKLSDDMGGGSLTALPIIETQEGEVSAYIPTNVISITDGQIYLQPGLFASGIRPAVDVGISVSRVGGNAQIKAMKKYAGSLRLDLAQFRELEAFAQLGTELDASTQKQLDRGQRLVEILKQGQYEPASVAEQVSIIFAGTQGYLDKVPVNEVKKFEKEFTKFMNDAHPELIDEIFQTGEIKSLDKLQKVCADFSESYLAGKKADAR, from the coding sequence ATGAAGATTAAAACCGAAGAAATCAAATCCATCATCAAGAAGGAGATCGAAGGATATAAGTCCGCTCTCGATGTAAGCGAGGTGGGGACGGTCATCCAGGTTGGTGACGGTATTGCAAAGGTATACGGTCTCGATAACGCGATGGCCGGTGAAATGCTTGAATTCCAGAACGGGGCATACGGTCTGGTATTTAACCTGGAAGAAGATACGATCGGCGCCGTTGTGCTTGGCGACTATCTTACAATTGAAGAAGGACATTCAGTAAAAAGACTTAACCGGATCCTGGCTGTTCCGGTTGGAGACGCGGTGCTCGGGCGCGTCGTTAATCCCCTGGGAATACCCCTTGATAATAAGGGACCTATTCCTTCCGAAAAAATGCGTCCCGTCGAATTCCTCGCCCCTGGCATAGCGGACAGGCAGCCCGTAAAGGTTCCGCTCCAGACCGGCGTCAAGGCCATCGATGCGATGACCCCCATCGGGCGCGGCCAGCGCGAACTTATTATCGGTGACCGCAAAACGGGTAAAACCGCCATAGCGATCGATACGATAATAAACCAGAAAGGTAAAAACGTCATCTGCGTATACGTGGCCATAGGTCAGAAGGCTTCGACCGTAGCCGCGGTTGTCGAAAAGCTGGAGGCGCATGGGGCGATGGATTATACCATCATCGTTATCGCCACGGCGTCGGATCCTGCGCCGCTGCAATATATCGCCCCGTACGCGGGTTGCGCGATGGCTGAATATTTCATGTACGATAAGGGTCAGGATACACTGTGCGTGTACGACGACCTTTCAAAGCAGGCAAACGCGTACAGGCAGCTTTCACTGCTTCTCCGGAGGCCGCCGGGACGTGAAGCGTATCCCGGAGACATTTTCTACTGCCACTCGCGTCTGCTTGAGCGCTCGGCGAAGTTATCGGATGATATGGGCGGCGGCTCTCTTACCGCGCTGCCGATCATTGAAACCCAGGAAGGTGAGGTTTCTGCATACATCCCGACCAACGTAATTTCGATTACGGACGGTCAGATATACCTTCAGCCGGGTCTATTCGCCTCCGGTATCCGCCCGGCGGTGGATGTCGGTATATCGGTGTCCCGCGTGGGCGGCAATGCGCAGATCAAGGCCATGAAAAAGTACGCGGGCTCACTGCGCCTCGACCTCGCCCAGTTCCGCGAGCTCGAAGCGTTCGCCCAGCTCGGTACAGAACTTGACGCCTCAACGCAGAAGCAGCTTGACCGCGGTCAGCGCCTTGTGGAAATCCTGAAACAGGGGCAGTATGAGCCCGCATCGGTTGCCGAACAGGTGTCGATAATTTTTGCCGGTACTCAGGGATATCTTGATAAGGTTCCGGTAAACGAAGTAAAAAAGTTCGAAAAGGAGTTTACCAAGTTCATGAACGATGCTCATCCCGAGCTTATCGATGAGATATTTCAGACCGGTGAAATCAAGAGCCTTGATAAGCTGCAGAAGGTGTGCGCGGATTTCAGCGAGAGTTACCTTGCCGGCAAGAAGGCAGACGCACGGTAG
- the atpG gene encoding ATP synthase F1 subunit gamma, translated as MATQREILKRIRSVASTKKITKTMEMVSTAKMKKMQNKMAMSQPFSKKLDHIIANLRKSGVEDVFDILLQERPNPNKALILMITGNRGLCGGYNTNVIDKTLAFKEKLSIEEGKEVLLYNIGKKGFNFLRFVKEPVFKHIPNFEDKLTFDDALKLGNELINLFVDEVDEVYISYTKVLTSATQKPEIIRLLPITPDKQDVEDASAEFHLQYIFEPNPYKIFQSLLPFYIKVKIYSCLIESGFSEQVARRVAMKNATDAATEMVRELTIRYNRVRQAKITNEIAEIVGGASAL; from the coding sequence GTGGCAACCCAACGAGAAATACTCAAGCGCATACGGTCGGTGGCAAGCACCAAGAAAATCACCAAGACGATGGAAATGGTTTCCACCGCCAAGATGAAGAAGATGCAGAACAAGATGGCGATGTCGCAGCCATTTTCGAAGAAGCTCGACCACATAATCGCGAACCTCAGGAAATCGGGGGTCGAGGATGTGTTCGATATTCTTCTTCAAGAAAGGCCGAATCCCAACAAAGCGCTCATACTCATGATTACCGGCAACCGGGGACTTTGCGGCGGTTACAATACGAACGTGATCGACAAGACCCTTGCGTTCAAGGAAAAGCTCTCGATAGAGGAAGGCAAGGAAGTACTCCTGTACAATATCGGGAAAAAGGGTTTCAATTTTCTCAGGTTCGTCAAGGAGCCGGTATTTAAGCATATCCCGAATTTCGAGGACAAGCTTACCTTCGACGATGCACTTAAACTGGGGAATGAGCTGATAAATCTATTCGTAGACGAAGTAGACGAGGTTTATATATCGTATACGAAGGTACTCACCTCGGCCACGCAGAAGCCTGAAATAATACGACTCCTGCCCATTACGCCGGACAAGCAGGATGTGGAGGACGCTTCAGCTGAGTTTCATTTACAATATATTTTTGAGCCGAACCCGTACAAGATTTTTCAGTCGCTGCTGCCATTCTACATTAAAGTAAAGATTTACAGCTGTCTGATCGAATCCGGTTTTTCGGAGCAGGTTGCGCGCCGGGTTGCGATGAAGAACGCGACTGATGCGGCAACTGAAATGGTTCGCGAACTTACCATCAGGTACAACAGGGTCCGTCAGGCGAAGATCACCAACGAGATCGCTGAAATAGTGGGCGGCGCATCTGCCCTATAG
- the atpC gene encoding ATP synthase F1 subunit epsilon, translated as MSRKIQCSVLTPDRVLFEGHIDFAVVQAHDGEIGFLFNHAPLVAELGIGEVRLRSADQANYLIVEGGFVEIRENELIVLAESAFKKEELAKDALDRQIKDIETAEKPAAFRERMVMDLELKKLKARLRVASR; from the coding sequence ATGAGCAGAAAGATCCAGTGCAGCGTTTTAACGCCTGACAGGGTGCTTTTCGAGGGGCACATTGATTTCGCAGTCGTTCAGGCCCATGACGGTGAGATCGGTTTCCTCTTCAACCATGCTCCGCTGGTCGCGGAACTGGGAATCGGGGAAGTCAGACTCAGATCGGCTGACCAGGCGAATTATCTTATCGTAGAAGGCGGATTCGTCGAAATCAGGGAAAACGAGCTCATCGTTCTTGCGGAAAGCGCTTTCAAGAAAGAAGAGCTCGCCAAGGATGCGCTTGACAGGCAAATCAAGGATATCGAGACAGCTGAAAAGCCGGCCGCGTTCCGGGAAAGGATGGTGATGGACCTGGAACTCAAGAAGCTCAAAGCGAGATTACGGGTAGCATCAAGATAG
- the atpF gene encoding ATP synthase F0 subunit B — translation MDVLKEGLLKVDPGLLLWTVITFLVLLLILWKAAWRPIIDALDARAEKVRGDIETAEKNRLESEKLLAQYKDTMDKAKDDAFKVIAEGKADAEKLKNSIIEKAGAESKELVERAKKEIFMAKDKALSELTADVVTLSTEIAAKVILKNLNPDDQKAFIEEALMKIRTVQ, via the coding sequence ATGGATGTGTTAAAAGAAGGTTTGCTGAAGGTTGATCCGGGTCTGCTGCTGTGGACGGTAATAACATTTCTCGTGTTATTGCTCATCCTCTGGAAGGCCGCCTGGAGGCCCATCATCGATGCACTGGATGCCCGTGCGGAAAAAGTGCGCGGTGATATCGAAACCGCCGAGAAAAACCGTCTCGAGTCGGAAAAGCTTCTTGCCCAGTACAAGGATACCATGGACAAGGCGAAGGACGATGCGTTTAAAGTCATCGCCGAAGGCAAGGCCGATGCTGAAAAGCTCAAAAACAGCATTATTGAAAAGGCCGGGGCCGAATCCAAGGAACTCGTGGAAAGGGCCAAGAAAGAGATTTTCATGGCAAAAGACAAGGCTCTCAGCGAGTTAACGGCCGATGTGGTAACACTGTCAACCGAGATAGCCGCAAAAGTGATTTTGAAAAATCTGAATCCTGACGACCAGAAGGCTTTCATTGAGGAAGCCCTTATGAAAATAAGGACAGTTCAGTAA
- the atpE gene encoding ATP synthase F0 subunit C: protein MEYLGFSYLGAGFGAGLIVFGAALGIGKLATGALEGMARQPELSGDLRTAMIIAAALIEGFTFFALVVTFMLATKEPVRMPAPYPTPEKPAVEAKH from the coding sequence ATGGAATACTTAGGTTTCTCTTATCTTGGTGCTGGTTTTGGCGCTGGTCTCATCGTGTTTGGTGCCGCGCTCGGTATCGGCAAACTTGCAACTGGTGCTCTTGAAGGTATGGCGCGTCAGCCCGAACTGTCAGGCGACCTCCGTACGGCGATGATCATCGCGGCCGCTCTTATCGAAGGTTTTACCTTCTTCGCGCTGGTGGTTACCTTCATGCTCGCGACCAAGGAACCGGTCAGGATGCCCGCTCCCTATCCGACTCCCGAAAAACCGGCTGTGGAAGCAAAGCATTAA
- a CDS encoding AtpZ/AtpI family protein has translation MYCSRRDHTVLESASHKVLPGRKTTKDILAYSSVGLQLAGTLLICVYAGYWVDSRYMTSPWFLLAGAVVGMIAGFYNLFKELGALEKNKEGSEKGDEKRRKWL, from the coding sequence TTGTATTGCTCAAGACGCGATCACACGGTTTTGGAAAGCGCATCGCATAAAGTGTTGCCAGGCAGAAAGACAACAAAAGACATACTAGCGTATTCTTCAGTCGGTCTGCAGCTGGCGGGAACTTTGCTCATTTGCGTATACGCCGGGTACTGGGTCGATAGCCGTTATATGACATCCCCCTGGTTCCTGCTGGCAGGAGCGGTAGTAGGGATGATAGCCGGGTTCTATAATTTGTTCAAAGAACTAGGGGCATTGGAAAAAAATAAAGAAGGTTCGGAAAAGGGCGACGAAAAACGGAGAAAATGGCTGTAG
- the atpH gene encoding ATP synthase F1 subunit delta: MTTVAGNDVSRTYASALLEIAQQKNMLPAIEEEMVFLAGLVKEDRELMLYLNAPGISRDSKKDLIDKIFNGKLSDVMVNFIKVLIDNNRQSLIKEINQSLADEIDIINNRQRVKITTSAKLGADMLQKIKDTLTEKFKKVIILDEVIDQKIIGGVVIKVGDLIIDGSLAKDLKNIREKLLLSKIRSEMVYED, from the coding sequence GTGACGACTGTGGCAGGGAATGACGTTTCTCGGACATATGCAAGCGCGCTGCTGGAAATTGCGCAGCAAAAAAACATGCTTCCCGCCATCGAGGAAGAGATGGTTTTTCTTGCGGGCCTCGTTAAAGAGGATCGCGAACTGATGCTCTACTTGAATGCCCCGGGTATTTCCAGGGACTCGAAGAAGGATTTGATTGATAAAATCTTCAATGGGAAGCTGTCGGACGTTATGGTCAACTTCATAAAGGTGCTGATCGATAATAACCGGCAATCCCTGATAAAGGAAATCAATCAGTCGCTCGCGGATGAGATAGATATCATCAATAACAGGCAGCGGGTGAAGATTACCACGAGCGCGAAGCTCGGTGCGGACATGCTGCAAAAGATCAAGGATACGCTGACGGAGAAGTTCAAAAAAGTCATTATTTTAGACGAAGTTATAGATCAGAAAATTATCGGCGGTGTTGTGATCAAGGTAGGCGATTTAATAATCGATGGATCCCTGGCAAAGGATCTTAAAAATATACGCGAGAAATTATTACTCAGCAAGATCAGGAGCGAGATGGTGTATGAAGATTAA